The Candidatus Nomurabacteria bacterium DNA window CAGCAGTAATACGATCAATCTCCTTATCATTCTTTACTCGCAAAGTAGTACCAAAGCTCCGCAAAAGCTTTTCCATTCTTACACGTTCCTTTGCTGAGCAGTTTGCTGTTGCTGTCCAGGCGCTGATGCTGCGTCCTTTCGTTGCCGCCAGGTTTGGCATCACGCGAATTACTTTCTTATGCTTAAGCTGTGCAGTGAGATAGGCACGACTCACACCCGCCATAATCGAAATGACAAGAGTGTTTTTATTTAAGTTGCCCTGCAGCTCGAGTAACACTGATTTCGCATCTTGCGGCTTCACGGCGAGCAAGATAATTTTTGCGCGCTTCATGCTCTGAAGATCTAGTTCAGCTTGTGCAGTGTAGTGCCGACGAATACCTCGACGTCGTTCTGCTGATCGTTCGATTACTAAGATATCTTGCGCGTGCAGTTGTTTAGCTTTGACGATTTGATTAACAATGGCTGAACCCATTGTGCCAAAGCCGATGGAAATGAATGTTCGGGATTTCATGGGAAGACAAAAATATTATCAGCATGCATAACTTCTAATCCACGAGTAGTATTTTGGGCAACATGCTTTTGGAGCTCACTACTACTGATCTCGGTTAGTCCATAGCCAATCGGTCGTTGGGCAGTATCTTGGAGCTCAACACATTCTCGAGCTTGAAATTGTCCAGAGATCTTGTGTATCCCTACGGCCAGGAGGCTATTACGATTCTGTAGGGCAGTGACAGCCCCAGCATCGAGTTGAATACTTGCCCCTGAATTTTGTGCAGAGAGAATCCAACGTTCACGTGAACTGACCTCCATCTCTTTGTGGGTGGCAATGATGCAGACTGTTCCGTGTTGCGCATTTTTTAATATAACCTCGCTTAAGAGAGATGGTTGATTTCCATTCATGACAATAGCGGTAATACCGGCAGTTGCCGCTGTACGAGCCGCCTTAAGTTTTGATTCCATGCCACCACGACCCACTGCAGTTTTTCCTTTGGTATCAAGATGACGGAGATCTCGCATTTCAATAGTGCGAAGTAATTCCACGCCTTGTCCATTACTTGGATTTTCGGCGTAGACTCCATCAACATTGGTGAGGAGGAAGAGGTGACTGGCCTGACTGAGCATGGCGACAATGGCGGCAAGCTGATCATTATCCAGGAAGTCCGCTTGCTCGGTAAGCGCAGTAGCATCGTTTTCATTTACCACCGGGATGATGCCCTGGGCGCATAGTTCTTTCAAAGTTATTTGCAAGGCATCATAGCGCTGGCGATTAGCAATATCTTCACGTGATAGGAGGAGCTGGGCAATGTGCACCTCAGCTTGCGCGGCAGCTTTATGGGCTGCTTCCATTAAGAGGAGCTGACCATAGGCAGCTTTTGCTTGTTTACTTTGCAGGGCTTTGCTTTGTCCACCCATACCAACTGCACCAGAAAGTACTACAATACAAAAATGCCCAGCATCTTGAATTTTTTTCAATTCGGCAAAAAGTTGGGTAAGTCGCTCGTGCGCAAAAACGCCATCAGGCATGACCGTGCTTGTACCGATTTTTATGACAACGGTGTTTTCTTTCATACCTGCCTATGGTAGCGGGACTCAGGAGAAAAGAAAAGGCCCCGCTCTGTAGCTTGTACAGAAGCGGGGCCATGGAGCCGGCGTGGGGGAACTACGCCAGCTAGTTCGAGGCAAAGGTGCAGAATTGGGCCAGAGTGCGGTCGGGTGGACCGTCGAGGGGTCGGCGATGCTTGGCGTTGATCTGCAACACCACCTGGCCGTTGTTCGTTCGTAGCCACACTGCCGAATTGTTCGGCAACACGGTTTGATCGACCCAGATCACCGCATTGTTGTTGAAGGTGACGACCGGGTAGAACACGAGGTCTTGCTGGTCGGGCTGGGGGATGGTCAGTGTGACCCGGATCGCTTCTTGCTTGGCGTCCAAGTACACCGACTCGTAGGCCTCGACAACCCGGAAGCTGTCGAGACTGTAGATCCTGCCGATCTCCGGCTGGAAGCTGGCATCGGACACGTAGACAGTGTGTTCTTGAGTGACGTGGCGGGGCAGCAGCCAGTGGCTGACGAGACCGCCGACGAGCAGTGCAGCAATGCCGAAGACGATCACTTTCGGCCAATCCGTGGTTCCATGTGACACGACGAACCTCCTTGTTTGTCCATGTGGAGCGAATTTGCACAGCGCAAATCGCCTTATGAAAGAACGACCCATACTAGCGTAAATCGGGCTTTTTGTCAACCCCACACTAGATTCGCTGCGAGATCAACCCTGTACCAGACTTAGTATGAGGCTAAGCTTAGCAGTATAGGACTTGGCAAAAGAGATGCTAATGTGTAAGTATAAAGGCATCCGTTACAGACCCCACTGCCGACGGGTGACTCCGGCGCTTCGGAGGGCAGTGGGTGGCGAGGAGACTCCGAAGCGCCACAAGTTTCATTGATCTTTAGCAGCACGTTCGACCCCTCACTGTCGGCCAGCGGCTCGGGGTACTCCAGCGACAGTGAGGACAGCGCCCCTGGAGTACCCCTCCCTTTTCTACGCAGCCCCCACTGCGCCCTGCCCCGTCTCATTTCTCAATCATCCGAGCGAGAAAGAAGAGGCGGGGCTTTTTCTTACAAAAAAGAGAGGGTACACAGATCCGGTTGTGTACCCTCGTGGCTGTTCTCGCTGTATGCTGAGGCAGATTCGATATCCCCTGGTGACTCTCCTGAGCGCAGCAATACTTAGCCTATGGCACGCCCGATGGTAGAGAGTAGGGCGCACGAAAGAAGTATAAAATGGGAAGTGATATCTGGCAATTTTCTCTTGTGATTTTTTTCACAAGTTGCTAATTTGGGTATAGTCCTTTGATGGATCTCCAATAGCGTAAGGGAGGGAATATGTTGGGGAGGAAATGGTCCCTGCAGACCTTGAACATGAACGGAATAGAGGATCCCCACGATAGAGTCGCACACGAAGCGACACAAGATCTGCAGAGTCGACTTGGACACGTCGGAGTGAGACCTGGAGGGCACACGGAACCGTGCACGCAGATGAGCGCGCAGAGGCAAGGTAACACGATTCGCATCGTGATGCCGGGCGAAGAACGCAGTACGGTATTCGTGATCTCGCCGGGACGTGGTAGCACCTTCAGTGCATTACGAGAGCGTTTCCAGACGGCATTCCCGGATGTGGAATTGCAAGAATGAGTCAAACCTAAACTTGGCGCGTGGTAATCCATGCGCCTTGTCTTTTTTGCTTTGGAGTATGGCCTGGTGCCCCGGGAGGGAGTCGAACCCCCATTAGTGGCTTAGAAGTCCACAGTTCTATCCGTTGAACTACCGGGGCACGATTGAAGGTATAGCAGAAGAGGGAAACATTTGGCAATGCATAAAAAAGTAGCCCCACTCCATATTTCAGAAGTGGGGCGCTTCGCTTACCGCGAAATGATCAGTTTGGTTGTTTGTTGTTCATCAGGTGTTCGCAAGAAGTACACGCCTGATGGCGACTGCCTGGAGTCCCAGCTCGCTCCTCCTCGAGTCAGTTCCCCTGACCAGATCTGTCGGCCTTGCGCATCCCAGATACCGAGAGGCAGACTTGCCGCATCGACACCCTGGGCGAAGATCTGTACTGCACCACGTGATGGGTTTGGATACGCCACGAGTCTGTGCGTCAGCGCGCTCGACGTATCGATTGATGAAACTGGTAGAGCTGTTGCGGTGGCGCAGAAAAGATCCGCCTGGTTCAGGATTCCATCATAGAATCGTGACCATACCGCAGTCAGCTCATCGCCGGCGACAAAGATGTGTGCTTCGACATCGTCATCCGTTTCTGTTGCGACAAGCACATCGTCACACCAGGCATTGCCGCCCCACATCTTGAAGGCCACGTCGTAGGAACCAAGACGGAGGTCCTGCCATGCCACGTAGATGCGACTTTGGCTGCCGGTGGCAATGTGACAGAACTTCGAGTCTTGATCGGTCTCGGTCAATTTCTCCTCGGGATTCCATACGCCGCCTATACGGCGCTGCATGAAAATCTCGAAATCACCATCTCGCTTGTCGTTGTAGCCGACCAGCAGAGTGTCGCCCATCAAGGCAAGCCGAGGCTGCCAAGAGTAGGAGGCATCATTGGTGAGTCGTTCCGTCAGTGTGACCGTGCCGTTCAGTAGCGTTGCGTGGTAGATCTCATCGTTGCCATCGCGAGTATCTTGCCACGCTACATGCACGGTGTCAGCTTCGGCTATCGCATCCGGGTGGGAGGCGTCACCGCTACTATCCGTAATTTGCGTTGGCGTAGACCAGCTTGCTCCATTCCACTTGGCGTAGTAGAGCTCGGAATCGGTCGTACTCAGGGTCATGTAGACAACCCCGAATGAGTCGTCCGACTCGAGCACGAGATCAGCATTCACGGCGTTCACAGTGGCGAAACTGAGCTCGACTGGCGTTGACCAAGTTGAGCCCGCATCAGTGGAGAAGCTGGAGAAGATCTGGAAAAGGTCATCGACCAAATCCTCCCATACCACGCAGATAGTGCCACCGTTGCTCACTGAGATACAGGGATTCTCTGGATTGCTTCCACCTGCTATCGCCACCTCCGTGACGAGGGTGGTGCCGTCCAGTTCGCCGTAGTAGATCTCGAGCCCTCCACTTCGCTTGTCGTTCCAGGTGAGGTGCTGGGCACCGTCGGAGCTAGCGTAGGTGTCGAGCTGAAATCCAATACTGTCGGCGAAGGTGAGCTGGATGGCTGATCCAAACTCGACCTGTTCGGCAAGGCTGGTCTGCACTACAGCAAGGAGAGCCAAGAAGGCAAGAAGCAAACGATACATGCTGAGAGTCCTTCCTTTTGACAATGAACACCCGTAATCTCCGTGATTACGTGTTTGGGGAACATGCAAGATAGCATGTATGTGATTTTGGTCAAGCGGTCGACTTTCTTACCCTCATCCTTTACACTATATATATGCAGCATAAGCAGCGCCATATATACATTCCAACGCTACTCATCATCTTCTTGCTGATTGCCATTGTACTTTTGTGGCAATTTAGTGAGCCTGAAGCTGATGCCGTCTTTACTAGTGGTGAGGTGATGACACTCCATGGCAAGGTAGCAGAAAATGTCACTCAGGGCGTAGATGTTGATGCTTCTTCCTATCTTCTCTTAGCGCTTGATGAGGGGAGTGTTGCAAAAGTGGAATATCATCGTGGTGAAGCTGATTGCGAAAATAGAGTAGATGGCTTTTCTATCAATAAGGGTCAGTCTATCGAGGTCCGGGGTGTGGCAACCAGTCAGGATACAGTGAGCACCTGTGACTCAAAAGGTTTCTATATTCGGTAATAGCTCATACTCTTGACTCGTGACCTGGGTAGTGGTATAACACTCAGGCTCTTTTTTATTTGGCAATGACCATGTCACATCAGGAGGATACGTGGCAGAAACGCTCAAGATTGCGCTTACCGATGGTGAGCGGCAGGTCGTCGATGCGTTGGGGGTGAGTCCAGCAGTGAATTTCCTCATCGGCTTGTACGAGGAGATGCAGCAGAGGGGTGCTCGCTCGGTGACGCTGCTCGATGAGCAGAATGAGCCGCATGAGACCTTCGTGCCATTCCTGGTTCGTCGATCAGGTCTCGAGGGCGACCGTGCCTTCGTTGATGTTCCTCGAGACGATGCGGTGAGTAGGCTGCTGGAGCTGGCTCCTTGCCGGGAAGGTGCGCCGGAGTCCGAAAGGTTGCGACGTGCGCTGGCCTTGTTCATGCGCATCTGTCGCTGGGTGAAGGAGTCTGGCATCCTGGGCAAGGTTGGTTTGCCGGACATGCGGGGCCGGATTCAGCATCAGCTAGACTTGAGCTGGATGCGACCGCTTCTGTCGATCTCGGTCTAGACTTCTCTTGACCGAAACAACGGCTCAGTTACGACTGGGCCGTTTTCATTTTCCTCTATACAGTAATCCTCTTTTCTTTTATACTATAACCATGCCCAAGAAGCTTGTCGTGACCACCAAAACAGTAGAAGTACAAACACCTCCGCCATCAGCGGTAGATGAAGAGCTCTTTGACGAAGAATTTGGTGACGACGATGAGCAAAGCAGCACTGACCCAATGTTCAATCCTGAAACTGGGAAGATTGAACAAGTAAATGGTGATGCTACTTTCTTCCAGGATATTGGAGCAGGTCGACAGAGCGAGGATGATAACGGTGCCTGGCTCAATGACGAGTACACTGGCCAGTTAGCCGTTGATGTATATCAGACTGAGCAGGATATTGTGATCAAGGCGGCAATCGCTGGAGTGCAGTCTGATGATGTAGATATCCAGGTAACCAACGACATGGTTACGATCAAAGGCGCTCGACGACTGGAGGATGAAGTAACTGATGATCAGTACTTTTATCGAGAATGTTATTGGGGCCGCTTCTCCCGTACCATAATTTTACCGGTTGATGTACGGAGTGAT harbors:
- the proB gene encoding glutamate 5-kinase encodes the protein MKENTVVIKIGTSTVMPDGVFAHERLTQLFAELKKIQDAGHFCIVVLSGAVGMGGQSKALQSKQAKAAYGQLLLMEAAHKAAAQAEVHIAQLLLSREDIANRQRYDALQITLKELCAQGIIPVVNENDATALTEQADFLDNDQLAAIVAMLSQASHLFLLTNVDGVYAENPSNGQGVELLRTIEMRDLRHLDTKGKTAVGRGGMESKLKAARTAATAGITAIVMNGNQPSLLSEVILKNAQHGTVCIIATHKEMEVSSRERWILSAQNSGASIQLDAGAVTALQNRNSLLAVGIHKISGQFQARECVELQDTAQRPIGYGLTEISSSELQKHVAQNTTRGLEVMHADNIFVFP
- a CDS encoding T9SS type A sorting domain-containing protein, whose protein sequence is MSKGRTLSMYRLLLAFLALLAVVQTSLAEQVEFGSAIQLTFADSIGFQLDTYASSDGAQHLTWNDKRSGGLEIYYGELDGTTLVTEVAIAGGSNPENPCISVSNGGTICVVWEDLVDDLFQIFSSFSTDAGSTWSTPVELSFATVNAVNADLVLESDDSFGVVYMTLSTTDSELYYAKWNGASWSTPTQITDSSGDASHPDAIAEADTVHVAWQDTRDGNDEIYHATLLNGTVTLTERLTNDASYSWQPRLALMGDTLLVGYNDKRDGDFEIFMQRRIGGVWNPEEKLTETDQDSKFCHIATGSQSRIYVAWQDLRLGSYDVAFKMWGGNAWCDDVLVATETDDDVEAHIFVAGDELTAVWSRFYDGILNQADLFCATATALPVSSIDTSSALTHRLVAYPNPSRGAVQIFAQGVDAASLPLGIWDAQGRQIWSGELTRGGASWDSRQSPSGVYFLRTPDEQQTTKLIISR
- a CDS encoding Hsp20/alpha crystallin family protein, which encodes MPKKLVVTTKTVEVQTPPPSAVDEELFDEEFGDDDEQSSTDPMFNPETGKIEQVNGDATFFQDIGAGRQSEDDNGAWLNDEYTGQLAVDVYQTEQDIVIKAAIAGVQSDDVDIQVTNDMVTIKGARRLEDEVTDDQYFYRECYWGRFSRTIILPVDVRSDKVSATIKNGILSVRLPKSEPSKVTVVSVNDEDTEG